The following proteins are co-located in the Pyrococcus abyssi GE5 genome:
- the ilvC gene encoding ketol-acid reductoisomerase, which produces MVKVYYDDEVSMDILKDKTVAVIGYGNQGEAQAKNMRDSGVHVILGLRPSGSSWKRAEKDGFEVYTIEEAVKRADIVHILIPDLVQPKVYREHIEPYLREGQALGFSHGFNIHYKQIVPPEYVDVIMVAPKSPGKRVREKYLEGFGVPALVAVYQDYTGNAKDLALAMAKAIGCTRAGVIETTFKDETESDLIGEQLVLVGGLIELIKKGFEVLVELGYPPELAYFEACNEAKLIMDLIYERGFTGMLKAVSDTAKYGGLTVGPKVIDDHVKENMKKFAERVRSGEFAKEWISKADKASEVLEELMKPIEEHEIEKVGRFIRKMSGLER; this is translated from the coding sequence GTGGTGAAGGTGTACTACGACGATGAGGTTAGTATGGATATACTAAAGGATAAGACGGTGGCCGTGATAGGGTATGGAAACCAGGGAGAAGCCCAAGCAAAGAACATGAGGGATTCAGGAGTTCACGTTATCCTGGGCTTAAGACCGAGCGGTAGCTCATGGAAGAGAGCTGAAAAGGATGGCTTCGAAGTTTACACGATAGAGGAGGCCGTTAAAAGGGCTGATATTGTCCACATCTTAATTCCAGATCTAGTCCAGCCAAAGGTTTACAGGGAACACATAGAACCTTATCTAAGGGAAGGTCAAGCACTTGGCTTTTCCCACGGCTTTAACATCCACTACAAGCAGATAGTTCCACCAGAATACGTTGACGTCATAATGGTAGCTCCCAAAAGCCCAGGAAAAAGGGTTAGGGAGAAGTATCTCGAAGGATTTGGCGTTCCAGCGTTAGTAGCTGTCTACCAAGATTACACTGGAAATGCTAAGGATTTAGCCCTAGCAATGGCGAAGGCAATAGGATGCACGAGAGCTGGAGTAATAGAGACGACTTTCAAGGATGAAACTGAAAGCGACTTGATAGGAGAGCAACTAGTTCTCGTTGGTGGATTGATAGAGCTAATCAAGAAGGGATTCGAGGTTTTGGTTGAACTTGGCTATCCCCCAGAATTGGCTTACTTCGAAGCTTGTAACGAGGCTAAGCTGATAATGGACCTAATATACGAGAGAGGTTTCACTGGAATGCTCAAGGCTGTCTCAGATACTGCTAAATACGGAGGCTTAACCGTTGGACCGAAAGTTATAGATGACCATGTCAAGGAAAACATGAAGAAGTTCGCTGAGAGGGTTAGAAGTGGAGAGTTTGCAAAGGAATGGATATCCAAAGCGGACAAAGCCAGTGAAGTTCTTGAAGAGCTAATGAAGCCAATAGAAGAACATGAAATCGAGAAAGTCGGGAGGTTCATTAGAAAGATGTCCGGATTGGAGAGGTAA
- a CDS encoding helicase C-terminal domain-containing protein, with product MFEYFPYKTLRPHQDEFIELVRDVVKRGEKVIIEAPTGFGKTISVLAGVLPHAISFGYKVIYLARTHKQMDRVIEELKRIREIAKVSGIEFRSRKDLCLHSYIRTFAQDAYTSMIVCKSLKRLGKCKYFENLKEKRDKVKEIVEFFLENPSYPWEVIEYSNLLELCPYEVTRKVGEKANVIVASYLYMVNPWIRQAFLDGLGLEYSDLIVIFDEAHNLPDQAISALSDRLSIRSVERAIKEANEYGEKDIENFLSIFLRGLEIIYKEKLENYEISEVPLSPASIFEHVSSILGLRERDLLRFLQEMVEVGDAIREDKIERNLPPRSYVGRVGEFLWNWISLADRSDYLHVFTREKGLALEIVALDPSVALEFLEDVHSAILMSGTLSPLEAFRDIIGVNARLKKFPRMVKSENAIVLVARDVSTRGEERSPVLYKKLAEYIFEAVKIIPKNVGVFTASYEVLEGLISTNVHIRIEEEIGKKVFIEKRDASSSENDALVAEFKAEAKGNGGVLFGVMGGRNSEGQDYSGDEMNGVILVGIPYARPTPRVQAQIRYYEKKFPGKGRYYGYLLPAHRKLAQAAGRVHRSEEEKGSIVILDYRVLWNTVKRDLPDWMVETMQPVTLPLMRIKLRKFWRAVK from the coding sequence ATGTTTGAATACTTCCCGTATAAGACGCTTAGACCTCACCAAGATGAATTTATAGAGTTAGTCAGGGATGTTGTTAAAAGGGGAGAGAAGGTTATAATTGAGGCTCCAACTGGTTTTGGAAAGACTATAAGTGTTTTGGCTGGAGTTCTTCCGCACGCGATATCCTTCGGATACAAGGTGATTTACCTAGCTAGAACTCACAAGCAGATGGATAGGGTTATAGAGGAGCTCAAGAGGATAAGAGAAATTGCGAAGGTAAGTGGCATTGAATTCAGAAGCAGGAAAGATCTCTGCCTCCACTCCTACATAAGGACGTTCGCCCAAGATGCTTATACTAGTATGATAGTCTGCAAAAGCTTGAAGAGGCTTGGAAAGTGCAAGTACTTTGAGAATTTGAAAGAAAAGAGGGATAAAGTTAAAGAGATCGTTGAATTCTTCCTTGAGAATCCATCCTATCCTTGGGAGGTCATAGAGTACTCGAACTTGCTTGAGCTTTGTCCTTACGAGGTAACGAGGAAGGTTGGAGAGAAGGCCAACGTTATAGTGGCGAGCTACCTTTACATGGTGAACCCTTGGATAAGGCAGGCCTTCCTTGATGGGCTCGGCTTGGAATATAGTGACCTCATAGTTATCTTCGACGAAGCTCACAACCTTCCGGATCAGGCTATATCAGCTTTGAGCGATAGGTTAAGCATTAGGAGCGTTGAGAGGGCAATTAAAGAGGCTAACGAATATGGCGAGAAGGATATTGAAAATTTCCTTTCAATATTTCTAAGAGGATTGGAAATAATCTACAAAGAAAAGCTTGAGAACTACGAGATTTCGGAAGTTCCCCTATCTCCAGCTTCCATATTTGAGCACGTCTCCTCAATACTCGGGCTCAGGGAGAGAGACCTACTTAGATTTCTCCAAGAGATGGTCGAGGTTGGGGATGCCATTAGGGAGGACAAAATTGAGAGGAACCTCCCACCGAGGAGCTACGTAGGTAGGGTCGGTGAGTTCCTTTGGAACTGGATCTCCTTAGCTGATAGAAGCGATTACCTTCACGTGTTCACGAGGGAGAAAGGACTAGCGCTCGAGATAGTGGCCTTAGATCCTTCTGTAGCGCTCGAGTTTCTTGAAGATGTTCACTCGGCCATACTAATGTCCGGAACGTTATCTCCTCTCGAGGCCTTTAGGGATATAATAGGGGTAAACGCCAGACTCAAGAAGTTCCCTAGGATGGTAAAATCGGAGAACGCAATAGTTCTCGTCGCTAGAGATGTCTCCACTAGGGGGGAAGAGCGGAGCCCAGTCCTTTACAAGAAGTTAGCAGAATACATTTTTGAGGCGGTTAAGATAATTCCGAAGAACGTTGGTGTCTTTACCGCATCTTACGAGGTTTTAGAAGGACTAATATCGACCAATGTGCATATAAGGATAGAAGAAGAGATCGGAAAGAAGGTTTTCATAGAGAAGAGGGATGCAAGTTCCTCGGAGAATGATGCCCTTGTAGCCGAATTCAAGGCTGAAGCAAAGGGAAACGGCGGAGTTCTCTTTGGTGTTATGGGAGGTAGAAACAGCGAGGGTCAAGATTATAGTGGAGATGAAATGAATGGTGTAATCTTGGTCGGAATACCTTACGCTAGGCCCACACCGAGGGTTCAAGCTCAGATAAGGTACTACGAGAAGAAGTTCCCAGGGAAGGGAAGGTATTACGGTTACTTACTTCCAGCTCATAGAAAGCTAGCCCAAGCCGCTGGAAGGGTTCACAGGAGCGAGGAAGAAAAGGGAAGCATAGTAATCTTAGACTATAGGGTTCTCTGGAATACCGTTAAAAGGGATCTCCCCGATTGGATGGTTGAAACAATGCAACCTGTGACGTTGCCCTTAATGAGGATTAAACTTAGGAAGTTCTGGAGGGCCGTGAAATGA
- the ndk gene encoding nucleoside-diphosphate kinase: MCENEKERTLVIIKPDAVIRGLIGEIISRFEKRGLKIVGMKMIWISKELAEKHYAEHREKPFFKSLVEYITRTPVVVMVVEGRCAIEVVRKMAGATDPKNAEPGTIRGDFALEVSDAICNVVHASDSKESAEREIKLYFRDDEIFDYPRAEDWFYRKGI; the protein is encoded by the coding sequence ATGTGTGAAAATGAGAAGGAAAGAACCCTCGTAATAATAAAGCCAGACGCCGTTATTAGGGGGTTAATTGGAGAAATAATCTCAAGGTTTGAGAAGAGGGGGTTAAAGATAGTTGGAATGAAGATGATATGGATAAGCAAGGAACTCGCCGAGAAGCATTACGCTGAGCACAGAGAGAAACCCTTCTTTAAATCATTGGTTGAGTACATAACGAGGACTCCAGTAGTCGTTATGGTGGTCGAGGGTAGGTGCGCAATCGAAGTCGTTAGAAAGATGGCTGGGGCTACTGACCCAAAGAACGCCGAGCCCGGTACAATAAGGGGAGACTTTGCATTGGAAGTTAGCGATGCAATATGCAACGTTGTCCATGCGAGCGATTCCAAGGAGAGCGCTGAGAGGGAGATAAAGCTTTACTTTAGAGATGATGAGATATTCGACTATCCTAGGGCCGAGGATTGGTTTTATAGAAAAGGTATTTAA
- a CDS encoding threonine--tRNA ligase translates to MRVLLIHSDYIEYEVKDKALKNPEPISEDMKRGRMEEVLVAFISVEKVDEKNPEEVSLKAIEEISKVAEQVKAENVFVYPFAHLSSELAKPSVAMDILNRVYQGLKERGFNVGKAPFGYYKAFKISCKGHPLAELSRTIVPEEARVEEVPEALRKEEEELVSYWYILTPEGELIEVDKFDFTGYENLRKFVNYEIAKNRIAEKEPPHVKLMLEHELVDYEPGSDPGNLRYYPKGRLIKSLLEQYVTEKVIEYGAMEVETPIMYDFEHPALEKYLNRFPARQYIVLSGDKRYFLRFAACFGQFMIKKDAIISYRNLPLRMYELTRYSFRREKRGELSGLRRLRAFTMPDMHTLAKDIEQAKEEFKKQFKLSMEVLEGVGLTPEDYEVAIRFTEDFWKEHKDFIVELVKLIGKPVLIEMWKQRFFYFILKFEFNFVDNLDKAAALSTVQIDVENAERFGITYYDENGEEKYPLILHCSPSGAIERVMYAILEKQAKLMNEGKKPMFPLWLSPIQVRVIPVSEEYLDYALYVAGKLEGAKIRVDVDDEDERLNKKIRRAEKEWIPYIVVVGAREKENGTITVRRREDGKQYETRIEELIKEIKEKTEGFPYKPRPLPLLLSKRPKFRG, encoded by the coding sequence ATGAGGGTTCTCCTAATCCACAGCGACTACATTGAATACGAGGTCAAGGATAAAGCGTTGAAGAACCCCGAGCCAATAAGCGAAGATATGAAGAGGGGAAGAATGGAAGAGGTTCTCGTAGCTTTCATAAGCGTTGAGAAGGTCGATGAGAAGAACCCCGAGGAAGTTTCCCTTAAGGCCATTGAGGAGATATCGAAGGTTGCAGAGCAAGTTAAGGCAGAGAACGTTTTTGTGTATCCATTTGCCCATCTAAGTAGCGAGCTTGCGAAGCCTTCTGTTGCCATGGATATACTTAACAGGGTGTACCAGGGCTTAAAGGAGAGGGGCTTTAACGTTGGAAAGGCCCCCTTCGGCTATTACAAGGCCTTTAAGATAAGCTGTAAGGGTCATCCCCTTGCGGAGCTAAGCAGGACGATAGTTCCAGAAGAAGCTAGGGTAGAAGAGGTTCCTGAGGCTCTTAGGAAGGAGGAGGAAGAGCTTGTCAGCTACTGGTACATACTAACGCCTGAAGGAGAGCTAATAGAAGTAGATAAGTTTGACTTCACGGGTTATGAGAATCTAAGGAAGTTCGTTAACTACGAGATAGCCAAGAACAGGATAGCAGAGAAAGAGCCACCTCACGTTAAGCTGATGCTTGAGCACGAGCTCGTTGATTACGAGCCCGGAAGCGATCCCGGGAACTTGAGGTACTACCCGAAGGGTAGGCTAATAAAATCCCTACTTGAGCAGTACGTGACTGAGAAAGTCATAGAATACGGGGCCATGGAGGTCGAGACCCCCATAATGTACGACTTTGAGCATCCAGCTCTGGAGAAGTACTTAAACAGGTTCCCGGCGAGGCAGTACATAGTTCTGAGTGGAGATAAGAGGTACTTCCTAAGGTTTGCAGCCTGCTTTGGGCAGTTCATGATTAAGAAGGATGCAATAATAAGCTATCGTAATCTACCCCTAAGGATGTACGAGCTAACGAGATATTCGTTCAGGAGAGAGAAGAGGGGAGAACTTTCAGGTCTTAGGAGGTTAAGGGCATTTACCATGCCCGATATGCACACCTTGGCCAAGGATATAGAGCAGGCAAAAGAGGAGTTCAAAAAGCAGTTTAAGTTAAGTATGGAAGTTCTCGAGGGAGTCGGACTAACGCCTGAGGATTATGAAGTGGCAATAAGATTCACCGAGGACTTCTGGAAGGAGCACAAAGATTTCATAGTTGAGCTTGTCAAGCTAATTGGAAAGCCAGTTCTAATAGAGATGTGGAAGCAGAGGTTCTTCTACTTTATCCTAAAGTTTGAATTCAACTTCGTCGATAACCTAGACAAGGCCGCAGCCCTAAGCACGGTTCAAATAGACGTTGAGAATGCCGAGAGGTTCGGAATAACGTACTATGATGAGAACGGTGAAGAAAAGTACCCACTAATTCTCCACTGCTCTCCAAGTGGGGCAATAGAGAGGGTTATGTATGCCATATTGGAGAAGCAGGCAAAGCTAATGAACGAAGGTAAGAAACCAATGTTTCCACTTTGGCTTAGCCCAATTCAAGTGAGGGTAATTCCAGTGAGTGAGGAATACTTAGACTACGCCCTGTACGTTGCAGGAAAGCTTGAAGGGGCAAAGATAAGGGTTGATGTTGATGATGAGGATGAGAGGTTAAACAAGAAGATAAGGAGAGCCGAAAAGGAGTGGATTCCATACATAGTCGTCGTTGGAGCGAGGGAAAAGGAGAACGGAACGATAACCGTGAGGAGAAGGGAGGATGGAAAGCAGTATGAGACCAGGATCGAAGAGCTGATCAAGGAGATAAAGGAGAAAACTGAGGGATTTCCCTACAAGCCGAGACCTTTACCCCTGCTCCTCTCAAAGAGACCAAAGTTTAGGGGCTGA
- the ilvB gene encoding biosynthetic-type acetolactate synthase large subunit, translating to MPSTSMSGARALVKALEKEGVKHTFGIIGGSIMPVFDELLESSIRHITTRHEQGAAHAADGYARVSGKPGVAITTSGPGATNLVTGIANAYMDSSPIVAITGQVPTHMIGKMAFQETDIISITKPITKWNYQIRNPREVPKAVKMAFTIATLGRPGPTLLDFPKDAQTGEDEINFDVDVSRLVTPWRPPKLDACPEEVKKAVDMILSAERPVFIVGGGVVWSGATEEVLAIAEYLMIPIMSTFMGKGAVPENHPLYIGNLGMHGKIAANKLLPQTDLIIAVGMRWSDRTVSEFENFAPEAKIIHIDIDPKEVGKNVKVDLGIVGDAKRVLRSIYSEITRGVKKREDWPWLKKVREFQEKYKEELIPLDGNYLRPPEILKELRKILPEDAIVATEVGQNQMWVALYFPILKPRTFLTSGGLGTMGFGFPAAIGAKVAKPDKVVIDIAGDGSFMMSERELATAVNENLPVIVVILNNSSLGMVAQWQRMFFNRRYVATYFKKNPDFVKLAEAYGAQGFRAETMEELLKAVKEGMNSEVPTVIDVPIHPEDDVLPMVPPGEHISKVVTRY from the coding sequence ATGCCCTCCACCTCCATGTCGGGTGCAAGGGCCCTCGTGAAAGCCCTGGAGAAGGAAGGCGTGAAGCATACGTTTGGAATAATAGGCGGAAGCATAATGCCCGTATTCGACGAGCTACTCGAGAGTAGCATAAGGCACATAACAACAAGGCACGAGCAAGGTGCAGCACATGCAGCTGATGGTTACGCTAGGGTCTCGGGAAAACCAGGGGTTGCGATAACAACTTCGGGACCAGGAGCTACTAATCTCGTCACTGGAATAGCCAACGCCTACATGGATTCATCTCCAATAGTAGCTATCACAGGTCAAGTTCCCACGCACATGATTGGAAAGATGGCATTCCAGGAGACAGATATAATAAGCATAACAAAGCCAATCACGAAGTGGAATTATCAGATAAGGAATCCTAGGGAAGTTCCAAAGGCCGTAAAGATGGCTTTCACTATAGCAACCCTCGGTAGACCAGGGCCGACGTTACTCGACTTTCCAAAGGATGCTCAAACTGGAGAGGACGAAATCAACTTTGATGTGGATGTTTCTAGACTAGTAACTCCCTGGAGACCTCCAAAGTTAGATGCCTGTCCTGAAGAGGTAAAGAAAGCAGTTGATATGATACTCTCCGCTGAAAGGCCTGTGTTCATAGTGGGAGGAGGAGTTGTATGGAGCGGTGCTACCGAGGAAGTCCTAGCGATAGCAGAGTACCTAATGATACCAATAATGTCCACCTTCATGGGGAAAGGAGCAGTACCCGAGAATCATCCACTCTACATTGGGAACCTTGGAATGCATGGAAAGATTGCAGCCAACAAGCTCCTCCCCCAGACGGACCTTATAATAGCTGTCGGCATGAGGTGGAGCGATAGAACTGTAAGCGAATTTGAGAACTTTGCTCCAGAGGCTAAGATCATCCACATCGACATAGATCCAAAGGAAGTTGGAAAGAACGTAAAAGTAGACCTGGGAATAGTGGGAGATGCCAAGAGGGTTCTGAGGAGCATATACAGCGAAATTACTAGGGGGGTCAAGAAAAGGGAGGATTGGCCCTGGTTAAAGAAGGTGAGGGAATTCCAGGAGAAGTACAAAGAAGAGCTTATTCCCCTCGATGGAAATTATCTCAGACCCCCCGAGATCTTAAAGGAACTCAGAAAGATTTTACCTGAAGATGCGATAGTCGCAACGGAAGTTGGGCAAAACCAAATGTGGGTAGCACTGTACTTCCCAATATTAAAGCCGAGGACATTTCTCACTTCTGGCGGATTAGGAACTATGGGCTTTGGATTCCCAGCTGCTATTGGAGCAAAAGTTGCGAAGCCTGACAAGGTGGTCATCGACATAGCAGGTGATGGAAGCTTTATGATGTCCGAGAGAGAGTTAGCAACAGCGGTAAACGAGAACCTTCCGGTAATAGTAGTGATCCTAAACAATTCATCCCTTGGAATGGTTGCCCAGTGGCAGAGGATGTTCTTCAACAGAAGATACGTTGCTACCTACTTCAAGAAGAATCCTGACTTCGTGAAGCTTGCAGAGGCTTATGGAGCCCAAGGCTTCAGAGCTGAAACCATGGAAGAACTTCTGAAAGCCGTGAAGGAGGGTATGAATTCTGAAGTTCCAACCGTCATTGACGTCCCGATTCACCCTGAGGATGATGTTCTCCCCATGGTTCCTCCTGGGGAGCACATTTCCAAGGTTGTAACAAGGTATTGA